The following proteins come from a genomic window of Rutidosis leptorrhynchoides isolate AG116_Rl617_1_P2 chromosome 10, CSIRO_AGI_Rlap_v1, whole genome shotgun sequence:
- the LOC139873387 gene encoding cytochrome P450 89A2-like, translated as MEPWFIIIFIFSVCITAILKLIFFNCNNHHNKLPPGPSFFQSNLLLLTNSLPALEPILKNLKSKQGPLITLKFGSRPSVFVGDHSLAHELLIHKGAIFSDHPRNNLPVLNISSASYGPTWRLLRKNLASEILHPSRVKSYSWARNWVLRVLITRLQKQELHEVHGVKVIDHFQYAMFSLLVLMCFGEKFDESRINEIASCQRRFLLLIGSGRLNVLGVFPKLGKHLFRARWKEFLQMRDDQENTLLPLIKSRIESGKCDNDKIVAYVDTLVNLRINEKDCRKLTHKEMVNMCGEFLNAGTDTTSTALQWIMANLVKNQDIQKKLYDEIESIVGPAPGEVDETFINEEDLHKMVYLKAVVLEGLRRHPPGHFVLPHRVMKDVEVHGYVIPEGATINFMVGEMGLDPKVWDDPMEFKPERFMVNNNSVFDISGSKGIKMMPFGAGRRICPGSDLALLHLEYFVANLIWYFNWSVDDDGYNVDLSEKVEFTTVMKNPLQVKISSRTHKLTT; from the exons ATGGAACCATggtttatcatcatcttcatcttttctGTTTGCATAACCGCCATACTCAAACTCATATTTTTCAACTGTAATAACCACCACAATAAACTACCACCCGGACCATCCTTTTTTCAATCTAACCTCCTACTTTTAACTAATTCACTTCCAGCCCTTGAACCTATTCTCAAAAACCTCAAATCCAAACAAGGACCACTCATCACTCTTAAATTTGGTTCTAGGCCATCTGTATTTGTTGGTGATCATTCTCTTGCTCATGAATTACTGATTCATAAAGGCGCCATCTTTTCGGATCATCCAAGAAATAATCTCCCTGTTCTTAATATCTCGTCTGCTTCGTACGGGCCAACGTGGCGGTTGTTACGGAAGAATCTTGCATCTGAGATTCTTCATCCTTCGAGGGTTAAATCGTACTCGTGGGCTCGAAATTGGGTCTTACGTGTACTGATTACTCGTTTGCAAAAACAAGAGTTGCATGAAGTTCATGGTGTTAAGGTGATTGATCACTTTCAATATGCAATGTTTAGTTTATTGGTGTTGATGTGTTTCGGTGAAAAGTTTGATGAGAGTCGTATTAATGAGATAGCGAGTTGTCAAAGACGTTTTTTGTTGTTAATTGGGTCGGGTCGGTTAAATGTACTCGGTGTGTTTCCAAAATTAGGCAAGCATTTGTTTAGAGCTAGATGGAAGGAGTT t TTACAAATGAGGGACGATCAAGAAAACACATTGCTTCCCCTTATAAAATCACGAATTGAGTCGGGTAAATGCGATAACGATAAAATTGTAGCGTATGTTGATACGTTAGTGAATTTACGTATTAACGAGAAAGATTGTAGGAAGTTGACACACAAAGAGATGGTTAATATGTGTGGTGAGTTTCTTAATGCTGGTACGGATACTACTTCAACTGCTTTACAATGGATTATGGCGAATCTTGTGAAGAATCAAGATATTCAAAAGAAATTGTACGATGAAATTGAGTCGATTGTGGGACCGGCACCGGGTGAGGTGGACGAAACATTTATAAACGAAGAGGATTTGCATAAAATGGTGTATTTGAAAGCTGTGGTTTTGGAAGGGTTAAGGAGACACCCACCGGGACATTTTGTGTTGCCGCATAGGGTTATGAAGGATGTGGAGGTGCACGGGTACGTGATTCCGGAAGGTGCGACGATTAATTTCATGGTGGGTGAGATGGGTTTGGACCCAAAAGTATGGGATGATCCAATGGAGTTTAAGCCAGAAAGGTTTATGGTGAATAATAATAGTGTGTTTGATATAAGTGGAAGTAAAGGAATAAAGATGATGCCTTTTGGTGCTGGAAGAAGGATATGTCCTGGCTCTGATTTGGCTCTGCTTCATTTGGAGTATTTTGTTGCTAATTTGATTTGGTATTTTAATTGGAGTGTTGATGATGATGGATATAATGTTGATCTTTCTGAGAAGGTAGAGTTCACTACTGTTATGAAGAATCCTCTGCAAGTGAAAATCTCTTCAAGAACTCATAAGTTAACCACTTGA